The genomic DNA TGCTTCTCTGAAGTAATCATATCATCAGAGTTTTACAACCgcgttttgtttttaatagtNGCCTCCACATCTCTCTCCTTTTGATGTCGTGAGGTTACAGGAGAATAAACTTTTCAGCGACACTGGACTTGTCACAAAGATGGAAAAGGGTATTGTTGTGGGTTACAAGGTTGTCTGGATGTTGGCCTCATCATCTTTATCTAAAGATATCACTTTTATGATGTATGCCTCGGAAACAGGATTGTGGACAACCCGAGAGGTGCGTTGTCTNAATCGGTGACGCTTTTGAAGTAGTTGGTGAGGAACTAGCTCGTATCGAAGCAGAGGCTATGGCTGAAAACGTGGTTTCTGCACATAACGCGTTGGTTGCTCAGGTCGAGAAGGATATAAATGCTAGCTTCGAGAAAGAGCTTTTAAGAGAAAAGGAACTAGTAGATGCAGTGGAGAAAATGGCTGAAGAAGCAAAGTCGGAGCTGGCGAGAATTAGAgttgagaaagaagaggagactCTTGCATTGGAGATGGAACGCACATCGATTGAAACAGAAATGGAGGCTCTTGCGAGTATACGAAATGAGCTTCAAAGCCTTGCGAGTAACAAGGCAGAGATGTCGTACGAAGAAAGAGAGGTTTGATAGACTTCAAAAGCAAGTGGAGGATGAAAACCAAGAGATACTCCGATTGCAAAACGAGCTTGAAGTTGAAAGGAACGCTTTATCCACAGCCAGGTATAGAATATATTATCTTTTCCAAGCAAATTCAAATGAGCATGAATAAATCTTACACAGTGAGATAGAAGCAAACGAGGAATGGGCTGTACTCTTTTGATCTACATTGAATAGTTACACTCAAAAGCTTTTATATTGAGAAATGTGACTAGTCAAACATATGAGAGTTTAGCTCTTTCAGGTCATTTACggttttgagttttggttttaaagggATTGGGCTGAGGATGAAGCGAGAAGAGCAAGAGAACAAGCAAAAGTGCtgaaagaagctagaggacGTTGGGAGAAGTATGGCCTAAAAGTGATTGTTGACAGTGACCTCCATGAACAGACTACAACGGAATCTACTTGGCGGAACGTAGGAAAGCAAAATCCTGTCGAAGGAACCATGAAAAGAGCTGGAAGTCTGATTGCTAAGCTCAAGAAGATGGCGGAAGATGTAGGAGAGAAATCCAAAGAAGTAATCTACTCGATCATTGAGAAAATAAGCCTTCTGATATCAGCCTTGAAACAACAAGTTCATGGAATAGGGAACAAAACCAAAGACCTGAAAATGAAAACCAAGTCTAAAGCAGAGGAAGTGTGGAGACAGACGAGCTTGAGGGTTGATGAGATCAGAAGTGTATCTATAGTGAAGGCTAAGGAGACTGTAGAAGAGTTTAAGGACAGAGTCGGGAAACTCGGCGAGAATTTCAAGTCGAAGTAGGTTTGCNTAAGCTCAAAAAGATGGCGAAAGATGTAGGAGAGAAATCCAGAGAAGTAATCTACTTGATCATTGAGAAAATAAGCCTTCTGACTggagaacaaaaccaaagacCTGAAAATGAAAACGAAGTCTAAAGCAGAGGAAGTGTGGAGACAGACGAGCTTGAGGGTTGATGAGATCAGAAGTGTATCTATAGTGAAGGCTAAGGAGACTGTAGAAGAGTTTAAGGACAGAGTCGGGAAACTCGGCGAGAATTTCAAGTCGAAGTAGGTTTGNCGGTTTGGTTGAGATTAAGAGTTGTCAAACTAAAAAAAGCAAAACGATGAACTGTCTTAATTTTCAAAACAGGAAATATAGCAAGAGCCCCAAATTAGATAGATAACTACACTGATTTGATTATATGTTTGTGGTCTTCTATGGTTTGTGGTTacattcataaaatatttgcaAGTACCATTGTTTCTGAAAAAAACACTGAAGCtgtctttgtttggttttgcaAGTGTGTttgagacaacaacaaaacctGAGATCCTGATGATAAGAAAGAGATCAATGAAACATTACTAAAGtctgacttaaaaaaaaaaaaaaactagacgACTTGAAGAAAAGAAGCACTGTAAGCATTACAAAATATTGCAAAGTACCAAAGTCGTTTTGGATTAAAGAACTCTTTTTACCAAAGATTCTATAACTCTGTTTCTGTTGCATCTACTTAGTGGTGGGACACATGGTCACTTCCCCACTTTCCCAGCAAAAAAGgcatgttgttgtttgatatgaCCGAACAAGTCACAAAGAATATTCTATACacctaattgtttttttttaatacacttTGTTAATAGAGACTCTAATAAAAGGAAAGTGGCCTCCTCTATACTTCTCTTCTAGAAACCGAGAGATGCTTCAGATGTATTATGTCTTcagatgcttcttcttcttcgtttaagTGACTCTAATAAAAGGAAAGTGACCTCCTCTATACTTCTCTTCTAGAAACCGAGATGCTTCTGATGAATTCTTCAGATGCTTCAAATGCATTATCTCTTcagatgcttcttcttcttcgcttaaGTGGCCTCTCAAGAATCTCTGCTCCATCTTCAGCGTTCTGCACTACAGCGTTCTGCCCTGCTGCTCCATCCTCAAATCCATGAGGTGCATCCTCATTCACAGCTGGAGCCAATAGTGGGTTCTGCAAGGCCATAAGTGGAGCGTTTAGGTTGAGAGGAGCAACAGCAACAATCTCGATCTCAGGTAGGGCAGGTAGGGAGTTCACAACTTCCCCAAGGTCTTCAACATCACCCTCAACATCATTACCTACGCCATCCTCCTCAAAAGCTGCACCATCACCCTCAAAAGCTGCACCATCACCCTCAACACCATCCTCAAAAGCGGCAACACCAATGACTGGTAAGACCAAGCCAGGTACCCACTGCATATGGTGTTCGATGATGTCCCCATTGTCATGATGAAAGGTATTCACAGACCAAGCATTTGTGAGATTGAGGAAGTGATTAAGCCTAGACACTGAGAGACGAGAGGTGACTTGAAGAAACTGCTGCTGCTCCATGGTAGATTcactgaagaaagaaaaaaaaaactgatgatTAGTACTTACAaattctcaacttcttcttccaaatccGTAACAAAAAGcagcaaatcaaagaaaacacaatCAAGACGCATCCAACTATGAAGACGAATCCAAAAGGAGAATGTAAGAGGAGAATCAAACTAATGAAGACGCATCTATCATCAATTCCACAAGAAAAAATCAAGCCTTTTGATAATCTAACCCCTAATGAAGACGCATCTATCAATTCCACAAGAAAAAATCCAGCCTTTTGATAATCTAACCCCTAAAGAAGACGCATCTATCAATTCCACAAGAAAAAATCAAGCCTTTTGATAATCTAACCCCTAATGAAGACGCATCTATCAATTCcacaagaaaaaatcaacacTTTTGCCTGAGCTGAGCTGAGCTGGTGGGTTCAGCTCAGCCGCATTCTGCCCTTGTGGAACTTGTATTTGTGGtgcaggaggaggaggcggaacAAGAACCTCTTGAGGGTTAGGTTGACGAATTTCAGCGTTGTTTGTGTCGTCCATAGTGTCTGACCGGGCTTTTGCTTTTCGGTTCTCTCGTTCAAGCTGTGCTAATTCTCCGTTTCGCAGATTACGCAAATCAGTAGGCTTGTGGCTTCTTGtttgcatgcacctgaaacacaagagaaagaacacaagaactaattagtaaataaaaaatacaataaatctTAGACTAAATTTAAATCTAGAATCTCAAAGGCAACgttcgatccccggcaacggcgccaaattgatcaacaggtcaattaaaacctaatgtgtactccaccacgatctagtggtat from Camelina sativa cultivar DH55 chromosome 2, Cs, whole genome shotgun sequence includes the following:
- the LOC104721885 gene encoding uncharacterized protein LOC104721885, which translates into the protein MEQQQFLQVTSRLSVSRLNHFLNLTNAWSVNTFHHDNGDIIEHHMQWVPGLVLPVIGVAAFEDGVEGDGAAFEGDGAAFEEDGVGNDVEGDVEDLGEVVNSLPALPEIEIVAVAPLNLNAPLMALQNPLLAPAVNEDAPHGFEDGAAGQNAVVQNAEDGAEILERPLKRRRRSI